A portion of the Armatimonadota bacterium genome contains these proteins:
- the ccmA gene encoding heme ABC exporter ATP-binding protein CcmA, whose amino-acid sequence MLAFQDVCAGYGASPVLRGVTVTFGPGLHVVLGPNGAGKTTLFRVGAGILPPYGGCVRIFGQELYRNPQAKRHVAYLPHRPALHPGLTVQENLEFWARVVGIPLGARATRIREALERLGLLDLALRRAGTLSRGQAQRVAAARALVQEARVLLLDEPTAGMDPEAARTLRTLVRDLARSGCTVLLSTHNLYEASELGEDVVLLGAGRILGRGTAEELRERFAPRRRVALRVVGEPGRVFAELGLAGVREGSRWVVEVGGDEEVGRLVRALVEAGVEVREVTGLRTPLEEVYFGLLEGLPDGWRDE is encoded by the coding sequence GTGCTGGCCTTCCAGGACGTCTGCGCGGGCTACGGGGCTTCCCCGGTGCTCCGGGGAGTGACCGTGACGTTCGGACCCGGTCTGCACGTGGTCCTGGGGCCGAACGGCGCGGGCAAGACCACCCTCTTCCGGGTGGGGGCCGGGATCCTCCCCCCGTACGGAGGCTGCGTGCGGATCTTCGGCCAGGAGCTTTACCGGAACCCCCAGGCAAAGCGCCACGTGGCCTATCTTCCCCACCGCCCCGCCTTGCATCCCGGCCTCACGGTGCAGGAGAACCTGGAGTTCTGGGCCCGGGTTGTGGGGATCCCGTTGGGGGCCCGCGCCACCAGGATTCGGGAGGCTCTGGAGCGGCTCGGCCTGCTTGACCTCGCCCTCCGTCGTGCGGGGACCCTGAGCCGGGGGCAGGCCCAACGGGTGGCCGCGGCCCGGGCGCTGGTGCAGGAGGCCCGGGTCCTGCTCCTGGACGAACCCACGGCCGGGATGGATCCCGAGGCCGCCCGGACCCTGCGGACGCTGGTGCGGGACCTCGCCCGCTCGGGGTGTACGGTCCTCCTCAGCACCCACAACCTGTATGAGGCGAGCGAGTTGGGAGAGGACGTGGTCCTGCTCGGCGCGGGTCGGATCCTGGGCCGGGGAACCGCGGAGGAGCTGCGGGAACGCTTCGCGCCACGGCGACGGGTAGCCCTGCGGGTGGTAGGAGAGCCAGGGAGGGTCTTCGCGGAGTTGGGGCTCGCGGGCGTACGAGAAGGGAGCCGGTGGGTGGTGGAGGTGGGGGGGGACGAGGAAGTGGGGCGGCTTGTGCGAGCCCTGGTGGAGGCGGGCGTGGAGGTACGGGAGGTGACGGGCCTGAGAACCCCCCTGGAGGAGGTGTACTTCGGGCTGCTGGAGGGGTTGCCGGATGGCTGGAGAGATGAGTGA